A genomic window from Solanum stenotomum isolate F172 chromosome 10, ASM1918654v1, whole genome shotgun sequence includes:
- the LOC125842696 gene encoding subtilisin-like protease 3 has protein sequence MPQFSSIVTIIGLICVFFLFTSNATEHPVYQRPKEDQEQRNSVVYIVHCEFPDGDRGTRYQDLDSWYLSFLPARTSDNSREAPRLIYSYRNVLTGFAVKLSPNDLKEMEKMEGFISARPERLLDLYTTHSVNFLGLHQNMGFWNDSNYGKGVIIGVIDTGIFPDHPSFNDDGMPPPPAKWKGKCEFNVTKCNNKLIGARYFQSSGNETSWDEIGHGTHTASTAAGRFVPGANIFGNANGTAVGVAPLAHVAMYKVCSALTCSESDVLAAMDMAIDDGVDVLSLSLGTLTNNFYEDNIALGAFSAMQKGIFVSCAAGNSGPSSFSTSNEAPWILTVGASTIDRKIKATAALGNNQEFDGESAFQPSDFPPTLLPLIYPGSNVSNFNAKYCTPDSLNNTNVMGKIVLCEVGITTRVDQGIAVEAAGGAGMILMNPEDMANTTLAEVHVLPVTHVSYAAGVRIKEYINSTLIPTATIVFKGTIIGDDRAPVVAGFSSRGPNYASPGILKPDIIGPGVNILAAWHISLENNTNTNSRFNMISGTSMSCPHLSGVAALLKSVHPDWSPAAIKSAIMTTADDLNLRSNLIEDETYLPADVFATGAGHVNPSKANDPGLIYDIEPSDYLSYLCGLNYTDRQVGVFLQRKANCSEITSILEGQLNYPSFSILVRVNSTAQVYSRTVTNVGQAYSTYRVEIGSPPGIDVKVEPTTLVFSEVKQKLSYQVTFTPLATLPNTTFSQGSFRWISEKHIVRSQIAVRFL, from the coding sequence ATGCCTCAATTTAGTTCAATTGTCACTATAATTGGGCtaatttgtgttttctttttattcaccAGTAATGCAACTGAACATCCTGTTTATCAAAGACCAAAAGAAGATCAAGAACAGAGAAATTCAGTGGTCTATATTGTTCATTGTGAGTTCCCCGATGGCGATAGAGGTACCAGATATCAAGATTTAGATAGCTGGTATCTTTCTTTCTTGCCTGCAAGAACCTCAGATAATTCTCGCGAGGCACCACGTTTGATATATTCCTATCGAAATGTTCTAACAGGTTTTGCAGTTAAGTTGTCCCCGAATGACTTAAAGGAAATGGAGAAAATGGAAGGATTTATCTCAGCACGCCCCGAGAGGCTACTGGATTTATACACCACACATAGTGTCAATTTCTTGGGATTGCACCAGAATATGGGGTTCTGGAATGACTCGAATTATGGGAAAGGTGTGATTATTGGAGTTATTGACACGGGGATTTTCCCAGATCACCCTTCGTTTAACGATGATGGGATGCCACCACCCCCTGCTAAATGGAAGGGTAAGTGTGAATTTAATGTCACAAAGTGTAACAACAAGCTCATTGGGGCGAGGTACTTCCAGTCCTCAGGGAACGAAACATCATGGGACGAGATAGGGCATGGTACACATACTGCTAGCACGGCTGCTGGACGTTTTGTGCCAGGTGCTAACATTTTTGGTAATGCTAATGGCACAGCCGTGGGCGTTGCACCTCTTGCTCATGTTGCAATGTACAAGGTGTGTTCTGCTCTCACTTGCTCTGAGAGCGATGTTTTGGCTGCAATGGATATGGCTATTGATGATGGCGTCGACGTGCTTTCTCTTTCCCTTGGTACATTAACTAACAATTTCTATGAAGACAACATTGCACTTGGTGCATTTAGTGCTATGCAAAAGGGAATCTTTGTCAGCTGTGCTGCTGGAAATTCAGGGCCGTCCAGTTTTTCAACGTCTAATGAAGCGCCCTGGATTTTAACAGTTGGTGCAAGCACGATCGATAGGAAAATCAAAGCCACTGCTGCACTTGGAAACAATCAAGAATTCGACGGAGAATCAGCCTTTCAACCTAGTGACTTTCCTCCAACACTGTTGCCTCTTATCTATCCTGGAAGCAATGTTAGTAACTTTAATGCTAAATATTGTACCCCTGATTCGTTGAATAACACGAATGTCATGGGAAAGATTGTGTTGTGTGAGGTTGGTATAACGACACGAGTTGATCAAGGAATAGCAGTTGAGGCAGCTGGTGGTGCTGGCATGATTCTTATGAATCCAGAAGACATGGCTAACACAACATTGGCCGAGGTACATGTCCTTCCGGTCACACACGTTAGCTATGCAGCTGGTGTAAGAATCAAAGAGTATATAAACTCAACATTGATCCCTACTGCAACAATAGTATTCAAGGGAACTATAATCGGAGATGATCGTGCTCCAGTGGTTGCTGGATTTTCTTCCAGGGGTCCAAATTATGCAAGTCCTGGAATTCTAAAACCGGACATTATTGGTCCTGGTGTTAATATCCTAGCAGCTTGGCATATTTCCTTGGAAAACAACACAAATACCAACTCGAGATTCAACATGATCTCAGGCACGTCAATGTCTTGTCCTCACCTCAGTGGCGTTGCAGCACTACTAAAAAGTGTTCACCCCGATTGGTCTCCTGCTGCAATTAAGTCAGCAATTATGACAACAGCCGATGATTTAAACCTCAGATCCAACTTAATCGAGGATGAGACGTACCTTCCAGCTGATGTCTTTGCCACGGGTGCAGGCCACGTTAATCCATCAAAAGCAAATGATCCCGGCCTGATTTATGACATAGAACCATCCGATTACTTATCTTATCTATGTGGTTTAAACTACACGGACAGACAAGTTGGGGTCTTTTTGCAACGCAAAGCTAATTGTTCAGAGATTACTAGCATCTTAGAAGGTCAACTAAATTATCCATCGTTTTCTATCCTTGTCAGAGTCAACTCAACAGCTCAAGTATATTCAAGAACTGTGACGAACGTAGGTCAAGCCTACTCAACATATAGAGTTGAAATTGGTTCACCGCCGGGCATTGATGTGAAAGTTGAACCAACTACACTTGTTTTTTCAGAGGTGAAACAAAAACTGAGCTATCAAGTGACATTTACACCTTTGGCTACTTTGCCAAATACCACTTTTAGTCAGGGATCTTTCAGATGGATTTCTGAAAAACACATTGTTAGGAGCCAAATCGCTGTTCGATTTTTATGA
- the LOC125843194 gene encoding subtilisin-like protease codes for MTCIFIITFAFWLIFHFVVAQPQTGLRNYLVHVNKPDVQVVADLKSYYNSFLPVENIVGSEEPSRIIHSYHRVVSGFAARLSAEEVKEMEMKDGFVYARVEKILALHTTHTPNFLGLYRNVGFWQESNYGKGTIIGVLDTGINPGHPSFSDKNMPPPPEKWKGKCEFIGNVTCNKKLIGARNFVRGSIDPPFEEGGHGTLTSSVAAGNFVDDANVFGNANGTAAGMAPLAHIAMYKVCSDSGCSDVDTLAAIDAAIDDGVDVLSLSIGGYTAPFYDDGMAIGAFAAIQKGIFMSASAGNDGPLSATLSNVAPWILTVGASTHDRKIVATVVLGNGQEYDGESIFHPTDCHSLFPLVYPGLLNQEAAVCKSGSLNNANVKGKIVVCDKGGGVTRLEKGKSVRDEGGVAMVLVNLEIDGDGTLAYVDVLPTTNVGYSAGEMIKDYVNSTSTPLAGILFKGSSIGFKSAPSVSSFSSRGPSLASPGIVKPDIIGPGVNILAATHISAENKIDTYLTFNIVSGTSISCPHLSGIAALLKSAHPDWSPAAIKSAIMTTADQFNLEGQPILEQRNLPADIFATGAGHVNPSKANDPGLIYDIQPHNYIQYLCGLGYTDKQIGLIVQQTIKCSLQSTILEAELNYPSFSIILGQQSQNYTRTVTNVGDASSTYVVNIIQIRGVRIVVEPTTLAFTKVNQQATYSVSFTQIGSSITGHFDQGTISWMSNKYVVRSPISVKLE; via the coding sequence ATGACTTGCATTTTTATCATCACGTTTGCTTTTTGGTTGATTTTTCATTTCGTAGTTGCTCAACCTCAGACCGGTTTGCGAAATTatcttgttcatgtaaataagcCTGATGTACAAGTTGTGGCTGATTTGAAAAGTTATTATAACTCTTTTTTACCGGTAGAGAATATTGTTGGTTCAGAGGAGCCATCGCGAATTATTCACTCATATCACCGTGTGGTATCTGGCTTCGCAGCCAGATTGTCAGCTGAGGAGGTAAAAGAAATGGAAATGAAAGATGGTTTTGTGTACGCGAGGGTTGAGAAGATTTTAGCTTTGCATACAACGCATACTCCAAACTTTTTGGGGTTGTATCGGAATGTGGGGTTCTGGCAAGAGTCAAATTATGGTAAAGGTACGATTATTGGGGTTCTAGACACTGGGATTAATCCAGGCCATCCATCTTTTAGTGATAAAAACATGCCACCTCCACCGGAGAAATGGAAAGGGAAATGTGAATTCATAGGGAATGTAACGTGTAATAAGAAGCTTATTGGTGCGAGGAATTTTGTGAGGGGTTCAATTGATCCACCTTTTGAAGAAGGAGGCCATGGCACGCTTACATCAAGCGTAGCTGCTGGAAACTTTGTTGATGATGCAAATGTGTTTGGCAATGCTAATGGCACAGCAGCCGGCATGGCCCCTCTTGCTCACATTGCTATGTACAAGGTGTGTTCAGACTCTGGTTGTTCCGATGTTGACACATTGGCTGCAATTGATGCTGCAATAGACGATGGTGTTGACGTGCTTTCTCTCTCCATTGGTGGATATACTGCTCCGTTTTATGATGATGGTATGGCCATTGGCGCTTTTGCTGCAATCCAAAAGGGTATCTTCATGAGTGCTTCTGCTGGTAATGATGGTCCACTCAGTGCTACACTATCAAATGTGGCCCCTTGGATTCTCACAGTTGGCGCTAGCACCCATGATAGGAAGATAGTGGCAACCGTTGTGTTAGGAAATGGACAAGAATATGACGGTGAATCGATTTTTCACCCCACAGACTGTCATTCCTTATTTCCTTTGGTGTACCCTGGCTTGTTAAATCAAGAAGCTGCAGTATGTAAATCAGGATCACTGAATAACGCTAATGTCAAAGGCAAAATTGTCGTGTGTGACAAAGGCGGTGGTGTAACAAGACTTGAGAAAGGAAAATCAGTAAGGGATGAAGGTGGTGTTGCCATGGTTCTTGTCAATCTAGAGATTGACGGAGATGGCACATTAGCTTATGTTGATGTCCTTCCTACGACAAATGTAGGTTATAGTGCAGGAGAAATGATTAAAGACTACGTAAACTCAACCTCCACGCCTTTAGCAGGAATCCTTTTCAAAGGAAGTAGCATAGGCTTTAAGAGTGCACCATCAGTATCGTCTTTTTCCTCTAGGGGTCCTAGCTTGGCAAGTCCAGGCATAGTCAAGCCAGACATTATCGGTCCTGGAGTGAACATCCTTGCAGCAACACACATTTCAGCGGAGAACAAAATTGACACCTATTTGACATTTAACATAGTCTCGGGTACCTCAATCTCATGTCCTCACCTTAGTGGCATTGCAGCTCTACTTAAAAGTGCACACCCTGATTGGTCACCAGCTGCTATTAAATCCGCGATAATGACTACAGCTGATCAATTCAATCTTGAAGGTCAGCCCATCCTTGAACAGAGGAATCTACCAGCTGATATTTTTGCTACTGGTGCCGGACATGTAAATCCATCAAAAGCAAACGATCCGGGACTTATTTATGACATCCAACCGCATAACTACATCCAGTATCTATGCGGTCTTGGCTACACCGATAAACAAATTGGACTCATAGTGCAACAAACTATCAAATGCTCACTACAATCAACCATACTTGAGGCAGAATTAAACTATCCTTCTTTCTCTATTATACTAGGACAACAGTCACAAAATTATACAAGAACGGTTACAAATGTTGGTGATGCAAGCTCAACTTATGTCGTTAACATCATTCAAATTCGAGGAGTCCGTATAGTTGTTGAGCCAACCACACTTGCCTTCACCAAGGTGAACCAACAAGCAACTTATTCAGTTTCCTTTACACAAATAGGTAGTAGCATCACTGGCCATTTTGATCAAGGAACTATATCATGGATGTCTAATAAGTATGTTGTTAGAAGCCCAATCTCTGTTAAATTGGAATAA